One genomic region from Cetobacterium sp. 8H encodes:
- a CDS encoding amino acid permease: MKRKYLSVSSLVMMIFLGVFGFGNIANNFKEVGLPSATMLVIGIFFYFLPLCLIMAEFGAYAQDRTSGIYSWIEIGLGKKMAYFAIWSYFIANIFYLPTLATRVPTYLSFGLLGDANVSNAQTAVLSLIALVISLIIGVKYQKAIGSLSKPIGYISLFTVMIFLIAGIYLHLTGQGATTLAVESFKINMSSKSDLAGALGSFSWILFAFGGGEVVGPYVNQVKNPEKNFVKGLLLASLLIGVLYVLGIVAVSAFGTQEDFSKISLVNAVLAGFKFMGDKIGLGIWFVKLMGIAYTLITLVALILWGTSLAAGVFSEAPEGTFPKWLTKKSGYNGILRNALIFQTILAFLFIALNTFGGAAAEELYYRVYDMTTMALIVPYFCLGISYIVFRYKGYVAPFQISKGKSIPIIAGISVSLMTLIAFIFAGYNFTIPLVQQIEKIKLYYGGLLMFMLIGVAIKFFSERNHKSNMTNKK, from the coding sequence ATGAAAAGAAAGTATCTATCTGTATCATCTTTAGTAATGATGATATTCTTAGGAGTGTTTGGATTTGGTAATATTGCCAATAACTTTAAAGAAGTAGGGTTACCTTCAGCCACGATGCTGGTAATAGGAATATTCTTTTACTTTTTACCACTATGTTTAATAATGGCTGAATTTGGAGCTTATGCGCAAGATAGAACGAGTGGAATATACTCTTGGATAGAGATTGGACTTGGAAAAAAAATGGCTTATTTTGCCATCTGGTCTTACTTTATAGCGAATATATTTTATTTACCAACACTTGCAACAAGAGTACCAACATATTTAAGTTTTGGTTTACTTGGTGATGCAAATGTATCCAATGCTCAAACAGCAGTATTATCTTTAATTGCGTTAGTAATTTCACTTATAATAGGAGTTAAATATCAAAAAGCTATTGGGTCATTATCAAAACCAATAGGTTATATATCATTATTTACGGTAATGATATTTTTAATTGCAGGAATATACTTACATTTGACAGGACAAGGGGCAACAACTTTAGCTGTTGAATCGTTTAAAATAAATATGAGCTCAAAATCTGATTTAGCAGGAGCACTTGGAAGTTTTTCATGGATATTGTTTGCATTTGGAGGAGGAGAGGTAGTAGGACCTTATGTAAATCAAGTAAAAAATCCAGAAAAAAACTTTGTAAAAGGATTACTTTTAGCATCATTATTAATAGGTGTTTTATATGTTTTGGGAATTGTTGCAGTATCAGCATTTGGAACACAAGAAGATTTTTCAAAGATATCTTTAGTAAATGCAGTTTTAGCAGGGTTTAAGTTCATGGGAGATAAAATTGGATTAGGAATTTGGTTTGTAAAACTTATGGGTATTGCATATACACTAATAACTCTTGTTGCACTTATTCTTTGGGGAACATCTTTAGCAGCAGGTGTTTTTAGTGAAGCTCCAGAAGGAACTTTTCCAAAATGGTTAACAAAAAAAAGTGGATACAATGGAATTTTAAGAAATGCACTTATATTTCAAACAATATTAGCTTTTTTGTTCATAGCTTTAAATACATTTGGAGGAGCTGCAGCAGAAGAACTTTACTATAGAGTTTATGATATGACAACAATGGCTTTAATTGTTCCATATTTCTGTTTGGGAATTAGTTATATAGTTTTTAGATACAAAGGGTATGTAGCACCATTTCAAATTTCTAAAGGAAAATCAATTCCAATAATAGCAGGGATTTCAGTATCGCTTATGACTCTAATAGCTTTTATATTTGCGGGATATAATTTTACTATTCCTCTAGTTCAACAGATAGAGAAAATAAAACTATATTATGGCGGATTATTGATGTTCATGTTAATAGGGGTTGCAATTAAGTTTTTTAGTGAAAGAAATCATAAATCAAATATGACAAATAAAAAATGA
- a CDS encoding SRPBCC family protein, producing MELKEINEKTPFFVEGINIDAPKDFVFKFISQYEKHGLWIEGLKEETHTDVEGFVGSTFTEKIKKYGIEDEYSGKILAYEDGKMYQIEIGDKWVDFKIEYDVEEIDSEKTHLIQTAWTLKGTSLHKLFNFFNRKVLRSQMEKLKAAAEDEYKKIK from the coding sequence ATGGAGTTAAAAGAAATTAATGAAAAAACACCTTTTTTTGTAGAAGGAATTAATATTGATGCACCTAAAGATTTTGTTTTTAAATTTATATCACAATATGAAAAACATGGACTTTGGATTGAAGGTCTAAAGGAAGAAACTCACACTGATGTTGAAGGTTTTGTTGGTTCTACATTTACTGAAAAAATTAAAAAATACGGAATAGAGGATGAATACTCTGGTAAAATTTTAGCTTATGAAGATGGAAAAATGTACCAAATTGAAATTGGTGACAAATGGGTTGACTTCAAAATTGAATATGATGTTGAAGAAATTGATTCTGAGAAAACTCATCTTATTCAAACTGCTTGGACTCTTAAGGGTACATCTTTACACAAACTTTTCAATTTTTTCAATCGTAAAGTTCTTCGTAGTCAAATGGAAAAATTAAAAGCAGCAGCAGAAGATGAGTATAAAAAAATTAAATAA
- the selB gene encoding selenocysteine-specific translation elongation factor, with protein sequence MNNIIIGTAGHIDHGKTTLVKHLTNVNTDTMKEEKERGMTIDLGFAPLITPDGQTFSIIDVPGHEKFIKNMVAGAKGIDFVLFLIACDDGIMPQTIEHKEILKLLGIQHGIVVLSKRDLVSSEKAEELKKEISSFFDDNFFKSFPIVEVSNKDKHSYKILYNKIIEETSKISKTISEKNKFFRLDIDKIYSPRGVGTIVSGTSEGTISKGDFLTLYPHKIQVKIKAIQTHGKSVDTIVSHQRCAFNISGVTAKEIERGNVLTNHPALLNSRLIDVLFTPLSNESIPKNNTKFRLNIGTGEYYGKIKYLQDSIDKNIFFQLIIDREIPVNFGDIGILRSLGNSTLLGGIRILNTLAVPTKKNNPLYLRRLDFLLNKDSIDISDYLNHKKTFITLTELNQELSHNYNLNSFNENILIIKESEILIHKDIFLSIKKEILKFVALFHERNSLKKGIPIATLKSKFFSSNTIKTFNEFLIFLSKDTFEIKDGIISLLDFKIKLSKEDKLIKDKILVLLKQTSFKGLNFDKIEANFRQKDRFRDIFFYLLSEEFIIEISNNRYILKGFYKEALKRLSTFFISNSQITLSEFRDILECNRETALVYLEYFDGVYITKKILIQNKGKSYFYINKGL encoded by the coding sequence ATGAATAATATTATAATAGGTACTGCCGGTCATATTGATCATGGAAAAACAACTTTAGTTAAACATCTTACTAATGTAAATACTGACACTATGAAGGAAGAAAAAGAAAGAGGAATGACTATCGACTTAGGATTTGCTCCTCTTATTACTCCGGATGGTCAAACTTTTAGTATTATAGATGTTCCTGGACATGAAAAGTTTATTAAAAATATGGTTGCTGGTGCAAAAGGAATAGACTTTGTTCTATTCCTTATAGCTTGCGATGATGGTATTATGCCTCAGACTATTGAACATAAAGAAATTCTTAAGCTTCTTGGAATCCAACATGGAATAGTTGTTTTATCAAAACGAGATTTGGTCTCTTCAGAAAAAGCTGAAGAATTAAAAAAAGAGATCTCTAGTTTCTTTGACGATAATTTTTTTAAATCTTTTCCAATAGTTGAAGTTTCAAATAAAGATAAACACTCATATAAGATTCTTTATAATAAAATCATTGAAGAAACTTCAAAAATTTCTAAAACGATTTCTGAAAAAAATAAATTCTTTAGGTTAGATATTGATAAAATATACTCTCCTAGAGGTGTGGGAACTATTGTTAGTGGAACATCTGAAGGAACAATATCTAAAGGTGATTTTTTAACTCTATATCCTCATAAAATACAAGTTAAAATAAAAGCAATCCAAACTCATGGTAAATCAGTTGACACAATTGTTTCGCACCAAAGGTGTGCTTTTAACATCTCTGGAGTTACTGCCAAAGAAATTGAAAGAGGAAATGTTTTAACAAACCATCCAGCACTTCTTAACAGTAGGCTAATAGATGTTTTATTTACTCCACTTAGCAATGAATCAATTCCTAAAAACAATACTAAATTTCGTTTAAATATTGGAACTGGCGAATATTATGGAAAGATTAAATATCTTCAAGACTCTATAGATAAAAATATTTTCTTTCAGCTTATAATCGATAGGGAAATTCCTGTTAATTTTGGAGACATTGGTATTCTTAGAAGCCTTGGTAATTCAACTCTTTTAGGTGGTATTCGTATTTTAAATACTCTTGCTGTTCCAACTAAAAAAAATAATCCTCTATATTTGAGAAGGTTAGATTTTCTTTTGAATAAAGATTCTATAGATATAAGTGATTACCTTAATCATAAAAAAACTTTTATTACTTTAACTGAGCTTAACCAAGAACTTAGTCATAATTATAATTTAAATAGTTTTAATGAGAATATTTTAATTATAAAAGAGTCTGAAATTCTTATTCATAAAGATATTTTTCTTTCAATAAAAAAAGAAATTTTAAAATTTGTGGCTCTATTTCATGAAAGGAATTCTTTAAAAAAAGGAATCCCTATTGCAACTTTAAAAAGTAAATTTTTTTCAAGTAATACTATAAAGACTTTCAATGAATTTTTAATTTTTCTATCAAAAGATACTTTTGAAATTAAAGATGGAATTATATCTCTCTTGGATTTCAAAATAAAACTTTCAAAAGAAGATAAGTTGATTAAAGATAAAATACTGGTTTTACTAAAACAAACTTCCTTTAAAGGTCTTAATTTTGATAAAATTGAAGCTAACTTTAGACAGAAAGATAGATTTAGAGATATCTTCTTCTATTTACTTTCAGAAGAGTTTATAATTGAAATCTCTAACAATAGATATATTTTAAAAGGTTTTTATAAAGAAGCTCTTAAACGATTAAGTACTTTTTTTATCTCTAATTCCCAAATAACTTTGAGTGAATTTAGAGATATTTTAGAGTGTAACAGAGAAACCGCTCTTGTATACTTAGAATATTTTGATGGTGTTTACATTACAAAAAAAATCTTAATCCAAAATAAAGGAAAATCTTATTTTTATATTAATAAAGGTTTATAG
- the selA gene encoding L-seryl-tRNA(Sec) selenium transferase gives MKDKQNLLRTLPKVDKIIDSLCQKEFFKDKPYQEVYDAVANSIDFFRKGILNESIKTFSIDDIENEIVHSLNKSLEFNFKRVINGTGTILHTNLGRALFSEGLVEHLKNSLIGYSNLEFDLNTGERGSRYSHIEDLIAKVTGAEAALVVNNNAAAVMLCLNEFSKNTDVIISRGELVEVGGSFRIPDIMELSGANLIEIGTTNRTHLEDYKKAITENTSMLLKVHTSNYHISGFTKSVNNKDIAELAKQNGIISMEDLGSGVLVDFSKYGLKKEPTILESLNSGMDLITFSGDKLLGGPQCGIIIGKKELIKRLKKNQFLRAFRVCKMTISALEFVFKEYVDENTAIKNNPTLNRILENIDIVLERAQILKALLNSSGIDCEIIPTKAIIGGGSMPDASIDSYGVIIKNIDASLIEKSFLKQPIPVVGRIQNNQFFIDLKTIHSDEYSIIVDSFKRIIECA, from the coding sequence ATGAAAGATAAACAAAATCTTTTAAGAACTTTACCAAAAGTAGATAAAATTATAGATTCTTTATGTCAAAAAGAATTCTTTAAAGACAAACCTTATCAAGAAGTCTATGATGCCGTTGCTAATAGTATCGATTTTTTTAGAAAAGGTATTCTTAACGAGTCAATTAAAACTTTTTCTATAGATGATATTGAAAACGAAATTGTACACTCATTAAATAAAAGTTTAGAATTTAATTTTAAAAGAGTTATTAACGGTACAGGAACTATTCTTCATACAAATTTAGGAAGAGCTCTTTTCTCAGAAGGTCTTGTAGAGCATCTAAAAAACTCTCTTATTGGATATAGCAATTTAGAGTTTGATTTAAATACAGGGGAAAGAGGAAGTAGATATTCACATATCGAAGATCTTATTGCTAAAGTAACTGGTGCTGAGGCTGCTCTTGTTGTTAATAATAACGCTGCCGCTGTAATGTTATGTCTTAATGAATTTAGTAAAAATACTGATGTCATTATTTCTAGAGGAGAGCTTGTTGAAGTGGGTGGCTCTTTTAGAATTCCTGATATAATGGAACTTTCAGGTGCTAATCTTATAGAGATAGGTACAACTAATAGAACTCATCTTGAAGATTATAAAAAAGCAATTACTGAAAATACTTCTATGCTTTTAAAAGTTCATACATCTAACTACCATATCAGTGGTTTCACAAAATCGGTAAACAATAAGGATATTGCGGAGTTAGCTAAACAAAATGGTATTATCTCTATGGAAGATTTAGGTAGTGGAGTTCTTGTTGATTTCTCAAAATATGGATTGAAAAAAGAACCTACAATATTAGAATCACTTAATTCTGGTATGGATCTTATAACTTTTAGTGGTGATAAACTCTTAGGAGGTCCTCAATGTGGAATCATTATTGGAAAAAAAGAACTTATAAAAAGATTGAAAAAAAATCAATTTTTAAGAGCTTTTAGGGTATGTAAAATGACTATCAGTGCTTTAGAGTTTGTTTTTAAAGAATATGTTGATGAAAATACTGCTATAAAAAATAACCCTACATTAAATAGGATTCTAGAAAATATTGATATTGTTTTAGAAAGAGCTCAAATATTAAAAGCTCTTTTAAACTCTTCTGGAATTGATTGTGAAATTATTCCTACTAAAGCTATAATTGGTGGTGGCTCAATGCCAGATGCCTCTATTGACAGTTACGGAGTTATAATAAAAAATATTGACGCTTCACTTATTGAAAAATCTTTTTTAAAACAACCAATTCCTGTTGTAGGTAGAATTCAAAACAATCAATTCTTTATAGATTTAAAGACTATACACAGTGATGAATATTCAATTATTGTTGATAGTTTTAAAAGAATTATTGAGTGTGCATGA
- the selD gene encoding selenide, water dikinase SelD has product MGPEVLSNLLKNLPSVEDKNLIVGFEKSDDAAIYKLTDDIALIQTLDFFTPMIEDPYIFGQIAAANSLSDVYAMGGEPKTAMNIVCFPEKENIEILGEILRGGAEKIAESGAVLSGGHSIHDPEIKYGLSVTGLIHPDKVLKNYGSEEGDILIITKPLGTGIISTGSKVEPLSEEVKKEWVEVMTTLNKYSAEIIKNYPVSACTDITGFGFLGHAYEMAVASDKTFILEQELIPYIDIARDFAKEFYINSMGQKNRNYLNDKVDIESVPFWLQEIMLDPQTSGGLLFSIPAKYGSEVMEKLNELKIKSSIIGTVDKFNGKYIVVR; this is encoded by the coding sequence ATAGGACCGGAGGTTCTTTCAAATTTATTAAAAAATCTTCCAAGTGTGGAAGATAAAAATTTAATTGTTGGTTTTGAAAAATCAGATGATGCAGCTATATACAAATTAACTGATGATATAGCTCTTATTCAGACTTTAGATTTTTTCACTCCTATGATTGAGGATCCATATATATTTGGTCAAATTGCGGCCGCTAACTCTTTAAGTGATGTTTATGCTATGGGTGGTGAACCTAAAACGGCTATGAACATCGTTTGTTTCCCTGAAAAAGAAAATATTGAAATTTTAGGTGAAATTTTAAGAGGTGGAGCTGAAAAAATAGCCGAATCTGGAGCTGTTCTAAGTGGTGGACACTCTATTCACGATCCTGAAATCAAGTATGGACTTTCTGTTACTGGACTGATCCATCCAGATAAGGTTTTAAAAAATTACGGTTCTGAGGAAGGCGATATTTTAATTATTACTAAACCTCTAGGAACTGGTATCATCTCTACTGGTTCAAAAGTTGAACCACTTTCTGAAGAAGTAAAAAAAGAGTGGGTTGAAGTTATGACTACTTTAAATAAATACTCTGCAGAAATCATTAAAAACTATCCAGTTTCAGCTTGTACTGATATAACTGGATTTGGATTCTTAGGTCATGCCTATGAGATGGCTGTTGCTTCAGATAAAACCTTTATCTTAGAGCAAGAGCTAATCCCATATATTGATATTGCTAGAGATTTTGCTAAAGAATTCTATATAAACTCTATGGGACAAAAAAATAGAAATTACCTAAATGATAAAGTTGATATAGAGTCTGTTCCATTTTGGCTACAAGAGATTATGCTTGATCCTCAAACTTCAGGTGGACTACTTTTTTCTATTCCTGCTAAATATGGCTCTGAAGTTATGGAAAAATTAAATGAATTAAAAATTAAATCATCAATAATTGGTACTGTTGATAAATTCAACGGTAAATACATTGTTGTTAGATAA
- the aroB gene encoding 3-dehydroquinate synthase has protein sequence MKNLNIKTSINSYDIIIGQNSFLKINDFTNGYDKILFLTNKTIGEIYHQQISDILPKNKTFTYKMNDGENFKNIDTAMDIISFLIEHNFSRKSLIICVGGGVVCDLGGFVASTFMRGIDFLQVPTSLLAQVDASIGGKVAINHQLGKNLIGSFKQPIGVIIDINFLKTLPFEEFKSGMGEIIKHAIILKNSNYFDFLKNHYKEILNLEPIFLIEMIFESCKIKKQFVENDEFEKGDRAFLNLGHTYAHALETLLNYENISHGKAVAKGIIFELYLSKRLGFVDDNYISKISELFEMYTIDCHPIYLEENLLIQNMKKDKKNSNDSINFILDKINFLENMSISQEMILEVNSLFKNHILKGVIDIGTNSCRLFIAEIIKKDNQIEIITPLFKDLDVSRLGKNLNQTGVLSEESIEKTFSIIKKFKKKSDSMGVTELIAFATSATREATNGSTFVENIKNKFNIKTLVIPGEMEAKLSFNGNSALYHERIATIDVGGGSTEVTIGSYENIEFIKSFPIGVVKLTEMFFSEENYNEETLKSSRNYLKGFFTELDKFKNSNFKIIGVAGTVTSNVSIVKKLSKFIENEINKYTLSKVILEENLNLFLSKSLEERKKIIGLEPNRADVIIAGNLILLTLLEVLGKDFITVSTNDNLEGGMVLTI, from the coding sequence ATGAAAAATTTAAATATAAAGACTTCTATAAATTCATACGATATAATTATCGGACAAAATTCTTTTTTAAAAATAAATGATTTTACTAATGGTTACGATAAAATTCTATTTTTAACTAATAAAACTATTGGTGAAATTTATCATCAACAAATTTCAGATATTCTTCCTAAAAACAAAACATTTACTTACAAAATGAATGACGGTGAAAATTTTAAAAATATCGATACTGCTATGGATATTATTTCATTTCTAATCGAACATAACTTTTCTAGAAAATCTCTTATAATTTGTGTTGGTGGAGGTGTTGTTTGTGATTTGGGCGGATTTGTAGCCTCGACTTTTATGCGAGGCATTGATTTTTTACAAGTTCCTACATCTCTACTTGCTCAAGTGGATGCTAGTATTGGAGGGAAAGTAGCTATCAATCATCAATTAGGTAAAAATTTGATAGGATCTTTCAAACAACCTATTGGTGTTATTATTGATATTAATTTTTTAAAAACTCTTCCTTTTGAAGAGTTTAAATCTGGAATGGGTGAAATAATTAAACATGCTATCATCTTAAAAAATTCAAATTATTTTGATTTCTTAAAAAACCATTATAAAGAAATCCTAAATTTAGAACCTATCTTTTTAATTGAAATGATTTTTGAATCTTGTAAAATAAAAAAACAGTTTGTTGAAAATGATGAATTCGAAAAAGGAGATAGAGCTTTTTTAAATCTCGGTCATACTTATGCCCATGCTCTTGAGACACTTTTAAACTATGAAAATATTTCACATGGAAAAGCTGTGGCAAAAGGTATTATCTTTGAGCTTTATCTTTCTAAAAGATTAGGTTTTGTTGATGATAACTATATTTCTAAAATATCCGAACTTTTTGAAATGTATACCATTGATTGTCATCCAATATACTTAGAAGAAAATCTTTTAATTCAAAACATGAAAAAAGATAAGAAAAATTCGAATGACTCTATTAACTTTATTCTTGATAAAATTAATTTTTTGGAAAATATGTCTATTTCTCAAGAGATGATTTTAGAAGTCAATTCTCTTTTTAAAAATCATATTTTAAAAGGAGTCATTGATATAGGAACTAATTCATGCCGTCTATTTATTGCTGAAATTATAAAAAAAGATAATCAAATTGAGATTATAACTCCCCTTTTTAAAGATTTAGATGTTTCTAGACTAGGAAAAAACTTAAATCAAACAGGAGTTCTTTCTGAAGAATCTATTGAAAAAACATTTTCTATAATAAAAAAATTCAAAAAAAAGTCTGATTCTATGGGTGTTACTGAACTTATAGCATTTGCTACTTCGGCTACTAGAGAAGCCACTAATGGAAGCACATTTGTAGAAAATATTAAAAATAAATTTAACATAAAGACTCTAGTAATTCCAGGAGAGATGGAAGCAAAACTTAGTTTCAATGGAAATAGTGCTCTTTATCACGAAAGAATAGCCACAATCGATGTTGGTGGTGGGAGTACTGAAGTGACAATCGGAAGTTATGAAAATATTGAATTTATTAAAAGTTTCCCTATTGGAGTTGTCAAATTGACTGAAATGTTCTTTTCTGAAGAAAATTATAATGAGGAAACTTTAAAATCATCTCGTAACTACCTGAAAGGATTTTTTACAGAACTTGATAAATTTAAGAATAGTAATTTTAAGATTATTGGAGTTGCGGGAACTGTTACTTCTAATGTTTCGATTGTTAAAAAACTCTCTAAATTTATTGAAAATGAAATCAACAAATATACCCTTTCTAAAGTTATTTTAGAAGAAAATTTAAATCTTTTCCTTTCTAAAAGTCTAGAAGAACGTAAAAAAATTATTGGACTCGAACCTAATAGGGCAGATGTTATTATTGCCGGAAATTTGATACTTTTAACCTTATTAGAGGTACTTGGTAAAGACTTTATAACGGTATCTACTAATGATAATTTAGAAGGTGGTATGGTATTAACTATTTAA
- a CDS encoding FAD-binding protein, which translates to MKKILLLLTILSSLAFGNNEKSFIGKGNGYGGELKVNVTTKDGKITDIELVSQNETSPVIKRAFPLLKDRILEAQSPIVDSVSGATYSSFGIKRAVAEALKAGGKDFGRITMKTKAPEQPVANLPAIDTDLVIVGGGPAGLAAAISARENGIKNIILIEKLDILSGNGKFDMNFFDIINTEAQKKNGTFDTVEAFVKEKANKMDTIERTRAQAEGAFKLDTWLRKMGIELNYNYGLRNHMAEKDAYAGEEIQDGLEKKVAELGIDVRTGTKGLDLLINNNVVTGVKVQNKNNFYDINAKAVILATGGFSHNKELLAKYAPGSETIETSNQMSATGDFLPIFEKHGLKVENLDVLSIFSFIMVPSRDLTGGGSDYILLNQEGETFLKENPTSMERAKAIEAQTGGYAYYIYDQDLYNSYYRLQKHNKLGLHIKADTLEELAKKINVPYNKLKAATKTLKEEGPYYGAKVQSAIHMTKGGVVADENAQVINNKGEKVKGLYAAGEVTNTSAAYSAAVVFGRIAGEKAASEIK; encoded by the coding sequence ATGAAAAAAATATTATTACTACTTACAATTTTGAGTAGTTTAGCATTTGGAAATAATGAAAAATCATTTATAGGTAAAGGAAATGGATATGGTGGGGAATTAAAAGTAAATGTAACAACTAAGGATGGAAAAATAACAGATATAGAGTTAGTATCTCAAAACGAGACTTCTCCAGTTATAAAAAGAGCATTCCCACTACTAAAAGATAGAATTTTAGAAGCACAAAGTCCAATAGTAGATAGCGTTTCGGGTGCAACATATTCATCTTTTGGAATAAAAAGAGCAGTAGCAGAAGCATTAAAAGCTGGTGGAAAAGATTTTGGTAGAATAACCATGAAAACGAAGGCTCCTGAGCAACCAGTAGCTAATTTACCAGCAATTGATACAGATTTAGTAATTGTAGGTGGAGGACCAGCAGGATTAGCTGCAGCTATATCAGCAAGAGAAAATGGGATAAAAAATATAATTTTAATTGAAAAATTAGATATATTAAGTGGAAATGGAAAGTTTGATATGAACTTTTTTGATATCATAAATACAGAAGCTCAAAAGAAAAATGGAACATTTGATACCGTTGAAGCTTTTGTAAAAGAAAAAGCAAATAAAATGGATACGATTGAAAGAACAAGAGCTCAAGCTGAAGGAGCATTTAAGTTAGATACTTGGCTTAGAAAAATGGGAATAGAATTAAATTATAACTATGGATTAAGAAATCATATGGCTGAAAAAGATGCATATGCAGGAGAAGAAATTCAAGATGGCTTAGAGAAAAAAGTAGCAGAACTTGGAATAGACGTTAGAACAGGAACTAAGGGATTAGATCTATTAATTAATAATAATGTTGTTACAGGAGTAAAAGTACAAAATAAAAATAATTTTTATGATATTAATGCAAAGGCAGTAATTCTTGCAACAGGAGGATTTTCTCACAATAAAGAATTGTTAGCAAAATATGCACCTGGATCAGAAACGATAGAGACTTCAAATCAGATGTCAGCAACAGGAGATTTTTTACCAATATTTGAAAAGCATGGACTGAAAGTTGAAAATTTAGATGTTTTAAGTATCTTCTCATTTATAATGGTTCCAAGCAGAGATTTAACAGGAGGAGGAAGTGACTATATCCTTTTAAATCAAGAAGGAGAAACATTCTTAAAAGAAAATCCTACAAGTATGGAAAGAGCAAAAGCTATAGAAGCTCAAACAGGAGGATATGCATATTATATTTATGACCAAGATCTTTATAATTCATACTATCGTTTACAAAAACATAATAAGTTAGGATTACATATAAAAGCAGATACTTTAGAAGAGTTAGCTAAAAAAATAAATGTTCCTTACAACAAGTTAAAGGCAGCAACAAAGACTCTAAAAGAAGAAGGACCTTATTATGGAGCAAAAGTTCAATCGGCAATACATATGACAAAAGGTGGAGTTGTAGCTGATGAGAATGCTCAAGTTATAAATAATAAAGGTGAAAAAGTTAAAGGGCTATATGCAGCAGGAGAAGTTACAAATACTAGTGCGGCTTATAGTGCAGCAGTTGTATTTGGACGTATAGCTGGAGAAAAAGCAGCATCAGAGATAAAATAA
- the htpX gene encoding zinc metalloprotease HtpX, translated as MEGIKTFILMLVMTLLLMFIGGAVGGKTGMTIALVIAGVMNFVSYWFSDKIVLSMYRAQELPQNHKVYWITKKLTESAGLPMPKVYMINESQPNAFATGRNPKHAAVAVTRGLVELMDDNELAGVIGHELGHVSHRDILIQTVAATLAGAIAYLANMAKWAAIFGGGRRDEDDNHGGIFGLLAITIFAPLAAMLIQMAISRSREYKADNFGAKVSGHPRYLASALRKLETYSTRIPMDAVPATENMFIVSPLAGSKMASLFSTHPSTAERIKKLEEIY; from the coding sequence ATGGAAGGAATAAAGACATTTATATTAATGCTAGTAATGACTCTGTTGTTAATGTTTATAGGTGGAGCTGTCGGTGGAAAAACAGGAATGACAATAGCTTTGGTAATTGCTGGAGTTATGAATTTTGTTTCGTATTGGTTTAGTGACAAAATAGTACTATCAATGTACAGAGCACAAGAGCTGCCTCAAAACCATAAAGTTTATTGGATTACTAAAAAGCTTACTGAAAGTGCAGGGTTACCAATGCCAAAAGTATATATGATAAATGAAAGTCAACCAAATGCATTTGCAACAGGAAGAAATCCTAAGCATGCAGCTGTGGCTGTAACAAGAGGATTAGTAGAACTTATGGATGATAATGAATTAGCTGGAGTAATAGGGCATGAGTTAGGACATGTTTCTCATAGGGATATATTGATTCAAACTGTAGCTGCAACACTTGCAGGAGCAATAGCATATCTTGCGAATATGGCTAAATGGGCAGCAATTTTTGGTGGTGGAAGAAGAGATGAAGACGATAATCACGGAGGTATTTTCGGACTTTTAGCAATAACTATTTTTGCACCATTAGCAGCTATGCTAATACAGATGGCAATTTCAAGAAGTAGAGAGTACAAAGCAGATAATTTTGGAGCAAAAGTTAGTGGTCATCCAAGATACTTAGCAAGTGCTTTAAGAAAATTAGAAACTTATTCAACAAGAATACCTATGGATGCAGTGCCAGCTACTGAAAATATGTTTATAGTTTCACCGCTAGCAGGAAGTAAAATGGCAAGTCTATTTAGTACACATCCAAGCACAGCAGAAAGAATAAAAAAATTAGAAGAAATTTATTAA